The nucleotide window TCCGAGCAACTAAAGAAATGCGCTTCGCCTATCAGCGAGAGTGGAGGCTAACAGTCGACCCAAGCGGGCGAGAAGTCTTGGGAAATGGTGAGGCATTTTTTCTAGATGTCGGCTCTTTAAGCGACATCGCTGCGCTGTATGCGAAAAATGGTCGAAAACTGCATGGTGCGGGACCAAGTAGCTTTTGGCCTAGGTAAAAGCCCCCGCCGATCTCTCGACGGGGGCGTTCATCTCGTAGGGTGGGGTTTCACCCCACCATGGCTCAAAGGCCGGTCGTCACGTCAATCGTGTTGCCCTCTTCGAGCGTCACGTAGGCTTTCTTGACGTCCTTGCGGCGGCCCATGATGCCACGGAACCGCTTTTGCTTGCCCTTGGTGATGGACGTGTTGACCGCTTTCACCTTCACACCAAAGAGCGCCTCGACGGCCTCCTTGATCTGGGGTTTCGCGGCGTCCATGGCCACCTCGAAGACAACGGCGTTCGCTTCTGACGCCATCGTGGCCTTCTCGGTGATCACCGGCTTGCGGATCACATCGTAATGTTCTGCTTTCGCGCTCATTTCAACCGAGCCTCCAGTGCTTCGACACCCGCCTTGGTCAGCACGAGCGTGTCGCGCTTGAGGATGTCGTATACGTTCGCGCCCATGCTGGGCAGCACGTCCAGACCGTCGATGTTGGCCGCGGCGCGGGCAAAGCCCTCGTTCACCTCGGCGCCGTCGATGATCAGCGCGCGCTTCCAGCCCAGGTCCTTGACCTGCTTGGCCAGTTCCTTGGTCTTGGCGGCACCTTCCGCGGCCTCGATGACCACCAGCTCACCCGCCTTGGCCTTGGCCGACAGCGCGTGCTTCAGGCCCAGCTGGCGCACCTTCTTGGGCAGGTCATGCGCGTGGCTGCGCGGAACCGGACCCTTGTAGATACCACCCTTGCGGAAGATCGGCGCGTTGCGGTCACCGTGGCGTGCGCCGCCGGTGCCCTTCTGGCGATAGATCTTCTTGGTCGAGTAGCTGGTCTCGGACCGGGTCTTGACCTTGTGGGTGCCCTGCTGCGCCTTGTTGCGCTGCCAGCGGACGACACGGTGCAGGATGTCGGCACGCGGATCGAGATCGAAGATCTCGCCCGAGAGCTCGACCGAACCGGCCTTGCCGCCGTCGAGTTTGATCACGTCGAGTTTCATTCCTCACCGTCCTTCTTCTCTTCGCCGGCATCATCGGACTTGTCAGCCTCGATATCGGCTTCGGCCTCTTTCAGCGCGGCGGCTTCCTGGGCGGCCTGCTCTTCGGCCAGACGCTGTGCCTCGGCCTCGGCCTCGGCGGCTGCGGCGGCTGCGGCTTCTTCCGCGGCTTTCTCCGCTTCGGCGGCGGCCGACTTCAGAGCGGCGGGCAGGATGGCGCTCTCGGGGAACGGTTTCTTCACCGCGTCCTTGATCGTCACCCAGCCACCCTTGGAGCCGGGAACCGCGCCCTTGACCATGATCAGGCCACGGTCGGCGTCGGTCTTCACCACTTGCAGGTTCTGCGTCGTCACGCGGGCGGCGCCCATGTGACCGGCCATCTTCTTGCCCTTGAACACCTTGCCGGGGTCCTGACACTGGCCGGTGGAGCCGTGCGAGCGGTGGCTGATCGACACACCGTGGCTGGCTCGCAGACCGCCGAAGTTGTGCCGCTTCATCGCACCGGCAAAGCCCTTACCGATCGAGGTGCCGGAAACGTCCACGAACTGACCTTCGAAATAGTGGTTCGCGGTGATTTCCTCGCCCACGTCGATCATGTTCTCGGGCGCCACGCGGAATTCCGCGACCTTGCGCTTGGGTTCCACCTTGGCGACGGCGAAATGGCCACGCATGGCTTTCGACGTGCGTTTCGCCTTGGCGGTCCCTGCGCCCAGCTGAACAGCGGCATAGCCGTGCTCTTCGGGCGTGCGTTGGGCGACGACCTGCAGTTTGTCCAGTTGAAGAACGGTCACAGGGATCTGCTTGCCGTCTTCCATGAAAAGCCGGGTCATGCCGACTTTCTTTGCGATTACACCAGAGCGCAACATATCCTGCCCTCCTTAAACCGAGATCTGCACGTCCACGCCGGCAGCCAGGTCGAGCTTCATCAGCGCGTCGACGGTCTGGGGCGTGGGATCAACGATGTCCAAGAGACGCTTGTGCGTCCGGATCTCGAACTGATCGCGCGATTTCTTGTTCACGTGGGGGCCACGCAGAACGGTGAACTTCTCGATCTTGTTCGGCAGCGGGATGGGCCCGCGCACGTCTGCGCCGGTCCGCTTGGCGGTGTTCACGATCTCCTGCGTGCTGGCGTCCAGCACGCGGTAGTCGAACGCCTTCAGGCGGATACGGATGTTTTGGCTAGCTACGGCCATTTTTATTATCCCTAACAGGGTTCCAGCGGAGAGGAAGAGAAGCGGAATTGCCGCCCTTCATCGCGCCCAAAGTGGGGCCGGGTGCCGACCGCAGTCAGCACCCGGAAATTCTGGATCACCCCGGACCGCGGCCCGGGATGACGCGCCGCGTCAGATCACTCGAGGATTTTGGACACAACGCCGGCGCCGACGGTGCGGCCGCCTTCGCGGATGGCAAAGCGCAGGCCGTCTTCCATCGCGATCGGCGCGATCAGCTCGACCTCGAACTTCAGGTTGTCGCCCGGCATCACCATCTCGGTGCCCGAGGGAAGCGTCACCGTGCCCGTCACGTCCGTCGTGCGGAAGTAGAACTGCGGACGGTAGTTGGCGAAGAACGGCGTGTGACGGCCACCCTCTTCCTTGGTCAGGATATACGCCTCGGCCTCGAACTTGGTGTGCGGGTTCACAGACCCCGGCTTGCACAGCACCTGGCCGCGCTCCACACCGTCACGCTCGATCCCGCGCAGCAGCAGACCCACGTTGTCGCCGGCCTCGCCCTGATCCAGAAGCTTGCGGAACATCTCGACGCCCGTGCAGGTCGTCTTCTTGTTCTTGTTCAGGCCCACGATCTCCATCTCTTCGCCGACCTTGATCTGGCCACGCTCGATCCGGCCGGTGGCAACCGTGCCGCGGCCCGAGATCGAGAACACGTCCTCGACCGGCATCAGGAACGGCTGGTCCACAGCGCGCTCCGGCGTCGGGATGTAGTCGTCCACCGCCGCCATCAGCTCGCGGATCTTGTTCTCGCCGATCTCCGGGTCACGCCCTTCCATCGCCGCCAGCGCCGAGCCCGCGACGATCGGAATGTCGTCGCCGGGGAACTCGTACGAGCTCAGCAGCTCGCGCACTTCCATCTCCACCAGTTCCAGCAGTTCCTCGTCGTCGACCTGATCGACCTTGTTGAGGAACACCACCAGCGCGGGCACGCCCACCTGGCGCGCCAGCAGGATGTGCTCGCGGGTCTGCGGCATCGGGCCGTCGGCCGCGTTCACCACCAGGATCGCGCCGTCCATCTGCGCCGCACCCGTGATCATGTTCTTCACGTAGTCGGCGTGGCCGGGGCAGTCGACGTGGGCGTAGTGACGGTTCTCGGTCTCGTATTCCACGTGCGCGGTCGAGATCGTGATCCCGCGCGCTTTCTCTTCCGGTGCGCCGTCGATCTGGTCATACGCGCGGAAGTCACCGAAATACTTCGTGATCGCCGCCGTCAGCGTCGTCTTGCCGTGGTCAACGTGACCAACGGTCCCGATGTTCACGTGCGGTTTCGAACGGTCAAACTTTTCCTTTGCCATGGGTTTGGCTCCTCTTTTTCTTGTCGGATGGTGGGGTGAAACCCCACCCTACGGTGGTGGGTAGGGCGGGGTTCACCCCGCCACCCGGGTTATGCGTATTTCGCCTGGATCTCTTCCGAGATGTTCGACGGGACGGGCTCGTAATGCGAGAACTGCATCGTGAACTGGGCGCGGCCCGACGACATCGAACGCAGCGTGTTGATGTAGCCGAACATGTTGGCCAGCGGCACGTTCGCGGCGATCGCGATGGCGTTGCCGCGCGGCTCCTGGCCCGACACCTGCCCACGACGCGAGGTCAGGTCGCCGATCACGTTGCCGGTGTATTCCTCCGGCGAGATCACTTCGACCTTCATGACCGGCTCCAGCAGTTTCGCGCCGGCCTTGCGCAGACCTTCGCGCATGCCCATCCGTGCCGCGATTTCAAACGCCATCACGGACGAGTCCACGTCGTGGAACTTGCCGTCGATCAGCGCGACCTTGAAGTCGATCACCGGGAAGCCGGCCAGCGGGCCGCTGTCCATCACGCTCTCGATGCCCTTCTCGACGCCGGGGATGTATTCCTTCGGCACGGCACCACCGACGATGCGGGACTCAAACGAATAGCCTTCGCCCGGCTCGGTCGGCGAGATGATCAGCTTCACTTCGGCGAACTGACCCGAACCACCCGATTGTTTCTTGTGGGTGTAGGTGTGTTCGATCTCGTGGCTGATGGTCTCGCGATAGGCCACCTGCGGCGCACCGATGTTGGCTTCGACCTTGAACTCGCGCTTCAGACGATCAACCAGGATGTCGAGGTGCAACTCGCCCATGCCCTTCATGATGGTCTGACCGCTCTCCATGTCGGTCTCGACGCGGAAGGACGGATCTTCGGCGGCCAGACGGGCCAGACCCTGGCTCATCTTCTCCTGGTCGTTCTTGGTCTTCGGCTCGACCGCGATCTCGATCACCGGATCGGGGAAGGTCATGGTTTCCAGAACCACCTGCTCTTTCGGGTCGCACAGCGTGTCGCCCGTGGTGGTGTCCTTCAGACCGGCCAGCGCGATGATGTCGCCGGCGAATGCCTCTTCGATCTCTTCGCGGTTGTTCGAGTGCATCATCATCATGCGGCCGATGCGCTCTTTCTTTCCCTTGGTCGAGTTCTGGACGGTGTCGCCCTTGTTCAGCACGCCCGAGTAGATGCGCGTGAACGTGAGCGAGCCGACGAACGGGTCGTTCATGATCTTGAACGCCAGGCCCGAGAACGGCATGGAATCGTCCGCGCGGCGGGCGATGTTCCGGGTCTCGGTCTCGTCATCGGGGGCAAAGCCCATGTAGTCCACCACGTCGAGCGGGCTCGGCAGATAGTCGACCACCGCGTTCAGCAGCGGCTGCACACCCTTGTTCTTGAACGCGGAACCGCCCAGAACCGGCACAAAGCTCAGCGACAGCGTGCCCTTGCGGATCAGGCTCCGCAGGGTCGGGATGTCGGGCTCATTGCCTTCCAGGTATTCCATCATCGCGTCGTCGTCCATTTCGACGGCGTTCTCGATCAGCTTGGCGCGCCAGTCGTCGGCCAGTTGCTTGAGATCGTCGCGAATGGGCTGACGGGTCCAGGACGCGCCCAGGTCTTCACCTTTCCAGGTCCACTCTTCCATGGTGACCAGGTCGATGATGCCTTCCAGCTCGTTCTCGGCACCGATCGGCATGGCGATCGGAACGGCCTTCGCGCCGGTCCGGGCCTCGATCATCTCGACACAGTTGAAGAAGTCGGCACCGATCTTGTCCATCTTGTTGACGAACACGATGCGCGGCACCTTGTAGCGGTCGGCCTGGCGCCAGACGGTCTCGGTCTGAGGTTCGACGCCGGCGTTTGCATCCAGCACGCAGATGGCACCGTCAAGCACGGCCAGTGAGCGCTCGACTTCGATCGTGAAGTCGACGTGGCCGGGCGTGTCGATGATGTTCATGCGGAACTTGGTGTCGTCGGTGCCCTCTTTCGTCGGGTCTTCCTGCCACTGCCAGAAGGTGGTGGTGGCCGCCGACGTGATGGTGATGCCGCGTTCCTGCTCCTGCTCCATCCAGTCCATCGTGGCCGCACCATCGTGCACCTCGCCGATGTTGTGGGACTTGCCGGTGTAAAACAGGATCCGTTCCGAGCAGGTGGTCTTGCCTGCGTCGATATGGGCCATGATGCCGAAGTTGCGGTAGCGTTCGAGCGGATAATCGCGTGCCATGATGTAATGCCTCTAGAGGTTTACCAACGGTAATGGCTGAAGGCTTTGTTCGCCTCGGCCATCTTGTGGGTGTCTTCACGTTTCTTGACGGCGGTCCCGCGCGAGTTCACGGCGTCCAGAAGCTCGCCGGCCAAGCGCTCTTCCATGGTGTTCTCGTTGCGGCCACGGCAGGCGGTGATCAGCCAGCGGATCGCCAGCGCCTCGCGGCGCTCGGGGCGAACCTCGACCGGAACCTGGTAAGTGGCACCACCGACACGGCGCGAGCGGACCTCGACCGACGGTTTGATGTTGTCCAGCGCTTCGTGGAAGATCTCCACGGGGGCGCGCTTGACCTTGTCTTCGACGCGATCCAGCGCGTTGTAGACGATTTTCTCCGCGACCGACTTCTTGCCGTCGATCATCAGGTTGTTCATGAACTTGGTCAGAACCCGGTCGCCATACTTGGCGTCGGGCAGGATTTCACGTTTTTCAGCGGCGTGACGACGAGACATCTGAAATTCCTCTTACTTGGGACGCTTGGCGCCGTATTTCGAACGACGCTGCTTGCGGTCCTTGACGCCTTGGGTATCCAGGACACCGCGCAGGATGTGGTAACGCACACCGGGAAGGTCTTTCACACGGCCGCCACGGATCAGGACCACCGAGTGTTCCTGCAGGTTGTGGCTTTCGCCGGGGATATAGCTGATGACCTCGAAGCCATTGGTCAGGCGCACCTTGGCAACCTTCCGCATGGCCGAGTTCGGCTTCTTGGGCGTGGTGGTGTAGACGCGCGTGCAAACGCCGCGCTTCTGCGGGCACCCTTGCAGGTGCATCGACTTCTGGCTTCTTGTTTTCGGCTGCCGCGGCTTGCGGATCAGCTGTTGGATCGTTGGCATAGGGTCTCTTTCCCGTCTTTCAACACATGTGTTTGCACCGGGTCACCCCCGCGCGGTTTCAGTTCTTTCCGCACATCACGCGTCCGCAATGCGCAAATACCGCAATCGTTTCCATTCCGAGGTAAACGACGCGGCGGGTTCCCAGAGGATCGGGGCACTCAAACGGCCCGGATCTTGTCCACTAGAATTTTGAGTTCGACACACGGGGCGACCCCCGACGTCGAGATGAGCGGCGTATAGGGGGAGTCGGGACGGCTGTCAACAGCCCCGCGGATATACGTTGAGCACCGCCAAGCGCCGGGTTTCCTCAGGGCTCGTCCGCGGCATAGAGAGCGCGAATTTCCGGCTCGCGCGGGGCGGCGCAGAAATCGAGGATCAGGCAGCGGTCCAGTGCGACATCGTCGTAGGACTGCGTGGCATGCCACCTGGCAAAGTGCAACACCTCGCGCAATGTCTCGTCGCTGTGCCATGTCGTCATCACGAAATGCTCGGGAAGGACGTCGTCGTACCCGAATTGCTCCAGGCTGGCCATGTCCACGCTGTCGTCCCAAAGGCTGCAATCCAGCCCCCAGGCAAGCATGTACTGACACCCCGTCGCCACCAGGTCCTTGCTGACCTGCCACCGCGCCTCCGCAGAAACCTGCCGCTCGATCAGCACCACGCATTTGTAGGGCGGCGCAATCCGGGGCAGCGCGACAGGCGCGGTCGGGTCTACGAAATGATAGCGCACCATGTTTCCTCTCGCGTCCGGTCCCATCAGCACCTCTCTTTCTTTGGCCTTGTTCGCGCCATGCTCATTTGTAATTCTCGCGCTGATTTTGGTCCAAAGGTACCCGCCCCATGCGCGCAATCGGTATATGCCGCTTTTCCTACCCCGCGCTTGGCGGCTTCAAGCGAATGCACGACACGGTCGAGGAACGCGAGGCCTATCTCTATGCCCGCGAGCGCATGGAATTGCGCTTCCGGCATTTCGAAACGCTCACCCTGCCCTCCATCGCCGCACAGAAGGACAAGCGTTTCACCTTCATCGTCCTCACCGGAGAGCGGATGCCCAGGCCTTTCTGGGACCGGCTCAACGACATCTGCGCCCCCGTCGAGGCCATCAAGATCGTCACCGCCGAACCGATGAAACACCGCACGGCGATGCAACTGGCCATCCAGCACGAGCTTGCCCAGGGCGACGACGATATGTCCCTCCAGTTCCGGCTCGACGATGACGACGCCGTGGGCATCAACTTCATCCGCGGCATCCGCCGCACCGCGCGGCTGGCCGGCAAACTCAGCGCCGGATGGCGCAACATGGTGATCGAATATTCCCGTGGCTACTCCGTCAAGCTGATGCCCGACGGCATCCTGGCGCGGGAAATCCAAGGACAGTTCCTGGCCTGCGGCCTTGCCGTGCTCTTCCGCCCCGGCGACCCCAGGACGGTGATGAACTACGGCCATCACAAGCTGCACCATTCCATGCCGACCCTGATCGAGCCCGAGACCCACATGTACCTGCGCGCCCTGCACGACGACAACGACAGCCACGCGCGCACCAGCACCAAGGGCCTCGCCCCCCTGACCGACGATCAGCGCGCCTTTTTCAAGGAGCGTTTCAATGTCGACGAGGCGGCTGTGCAAGCGGCCTTTTCCGCCCCAATTGCGACTCCCGGTAAAGCGTGAACAGACCGCTGCCGACCACGATCGCAGCGCCCAGCAATGTCAGCGTCGCGGGCCACTCGCCAAACACCACGAAGCCCAGCAGCATCGCCCACAGCAGGCCGGTATAGCGGAACGGCGCGATGAAACTGATCTCGCCCACCCGCATCACCATGATGGAAAACAGATACCCGCCGATGATGAGCAGCGAGGCGGTCCCCACCAGTCCGGCCTCTCGTACGCCCATCGGCGCCCAGTCCACGCCGAGGCTCAGGAGCCCGAAAATCGTCATCGTCGCGATGGATGTCAGCAGCGTGACGAACATCGACGGCGTGTCCTTCGACAACCGCCGCGTCGACAGGTCCCGCACCGTGACGCAGCCCACCGCCAACAGCGCATAGACCGCGTAGAAGTTGAAGTCATCCGTCCCGGGCCGCACGATCAGCAGCACGCCGGCAAAGCCCACAAGGATCGCCACCATCCGCCGCCAGCCCACCGGCTCGCGCAGGAACAGCGCTGCGGCCAGCGTGA belongs to Roseovarius sp. THAF27 and includes:
- the rpsL gene encoding 30S ribosomal protein S12: MPTIQQLIRKPRQPKTRSQKSMHLQGCPQKRGVCTRVYTTTPKKPNSAMRKVAKVRLTNGFEVISYIPGESHNLQEHSVVLIRGGRVKDLPGVRYHILRGVLDTQGVKDRKQRRSKYGAKRPK
- a CDS encoding DMT family transporter, with product MTRSDNLTGALLMMASMACFTFNDTAMKAMAGDVPLFQLLLLRGLITTVLVACIAWRMGALRARLPRRDWGLMTLRTAAEVGAAYFFLTALFNMPLANVTAILQALPLTITLAAALFLREPVGWRRMVAILVGFAGVLLIVRPGTDDFNFYAVYALLAVGCVTVRDLSTRRLSKDTPSMFVTLLTSIATMTIFGLLSLGVDWAPMGVREAGLVGTASLLIIGGYLFSIMVMRVGEISFIAPFRYTGLLWAMLLGFVVFGEWPATLTLLGAAIVVGSGLFTLYRESQLGRKRPLAQPPRRH
- a CDS encoding 50S ribosomal protein L23, which produces MSAKAEHYDVIRKPVITEKATMASEANAVVFEVAMDAAKPQIKEAVEALFGVKVKAVNTSITKGKQKRFRGIMGRRKDVKKAYVTLEEGNTIDVTTGL
- the rpsG gene encoding 30S ribosomal protein S7; its protein translation is MSRRHAAEKREILPDAKYGDRVLTKFMNNLMIDGKKSVAEKIVYNALDRVEDKVKRAPVEIFHEALDNIKPSVEVRSRRVGGATYQVPVEVRPERREALAIRWLITACRGRNENTMEERLAGELLDAVNSRGTAVKKREDTHKMAEANKAFSHYRW
- the fusA gene encoding elongation factor G; its protein translation is MARDYPLERYRNFGIMAHIDAGKTTCSERILFYTGKSHNIGEVHDGAATMDWMEQEQERGITITSAATTTFWQWQEDPTKEGTDDTKFRMNIIDTPGHVDFTIEVERSLAVLDGAICVLDANAGVEPQTETVWRQADRYKVPRIVFVNKMDKIGADFFNCVEMIEARTGAKAVPIAMPIGAENELEGIIDLVTMEEWTWKGEDLGASWTRQPIRDDLKQLADDWRAKLIENAVEMDDDAMMEYLEGNEPDIPTLRSLIRKGTLSLSFVPVLGGSAFKNKGVQPLLNAVVDYLPSPLDVVDYMGFAPDDETETRNIARRADDSMPFSGLAFKIMNDPFVGSLTFTRIYSGVLNKGDTVQNSTKGKKERIGRMMMMHSNNREEIEEAFAGDIIALAGLKDTTTGDTLCDPKEQVVLETMTFPDPVIEIAVEPKTKNDQEKMSQGLARLAAEDPSFRVETDMESGQTIMKGMGELHLDILVDRLKREFKVEANIGAPQVAYRETISHEIEHTYTHKKQSGGSGQFAEVKLIISPTEPGEGYSFESRIVGGAVPKEYIPGVEKGIESVMDSGPLAGFPVIDFKVALIDGKFHDVDSSVMAFEIAARMGMREGLRKAGAKLLEPVMKVEVISPEEYTGNVIGDLTSRRGQVSGQEPRGNAIAIAANVPLANMFGYINTLRSMSSGRAQFTMQFSHYEPVPSNISEEIQAKYA
- the rpsJ gene encoding 30S ribosomal protein S10, with translation MAVASQNIRIRLKAFDYRVLDASTQEIVNTAKRTGADVRGPIPLPNKIEKFTVLRGPHVNKKSRDQFEIRTHKRLLDIVDPTPQTVDALMKLDLAAGVDVQISV
- the tuf gene encoding elongation factor Tu gives rise to the protein MAKEKFDRSKPHVNIGTVGHVDHGKTTLTAAITKYFGDFRAYDQIDGAPEEKARGITISTAHVEYETENRHYAHVDCPGHADYVKNMITGAAQMDGAILVVNAADGPMPQTREHILLARQVGVPALVVFLNKVDQVDDEELLELVEMEVRELLSSYEFPGDDIPIVAGSALAAMEGRDPEIGENKIRELMAAVDDYIPTPERAVDQPFLMPVEDVFSISGRGTVATGRIERGQIKVGEEMEIVGLNKNKKTTCTGVEMFRKLLDQGEAGDNVGLLLRGIERDGVERGQVLCKPGSVNPHTKFEAEAYILTKEEGGRHTPFFANYRPQFYFRTTDVTGTVTLPSGTEMVMPGDNLKFEVELIAPIAMEDGLRFAIREGGRTVGAGVVSKILE
- the rplC gene encoding 50S ribosomal protein L3; the protein is MLRSGVIAKKVGMTRLFMEDGKQIPVTVLQLDKLQVVAQRTPEEHGYAAVQLGAGTAKAKRTSKAMRGHFAVAKVEPKRKVAEFRVAPENMIDVGEEITANHYFEGQFVDVSGTSIGKGFAGAMKRHNFGGLRASHGVSISHRSHGSTGQCQDPGKVFKGKKMAGHMGAARVTTQNLQVVKTDADRGLIMVKGAVPGSKGGWVTIKDAVKKPFPESAILPAALKSAAAEAEKAAEEAAAAAAAEAEAEAQRLAEEQAAQEAAALKEAEADIEADKSDDAGEEKKDGEE
- the rplD gene encoding 50S ribosomal protein L4 gives rise to the protein MKLDVIKLDGGKAGSVELSGEIFDLDPRADILHRVVRWQRNKAQQGTHKVKTRSETSYSTKKIYRQKGTGGARHGDRNAPIFRKGGIYKGPVPRSHAHDLPKKVRQLGLKHALSAKAKAGELVVIEAAEGAAKTKELAKQVKDLGWKRALIIDGAEVNEGFARAAANIDGLDVLPSMGANVYDILKRDTLVLTKAGVEALEARLK
- a CDS encoding glycosyltransferase; this translates as MRAIGICRFSYPALGGFKRMHDTVEEREAYLYARERMELRFRHFETLTLPSIAAQKDKRFTFIVLTGERMPRPFWDRLNDICAPVEAIKIVTAEPMKHRTAMQLAIQHELAQGDDDMSLQFRLDDDDAVGINFIRGIRRTARLAGKLSAGWRNMVIEYSRGYSVKLMPDGILAREIQGQFLACGLAVLFRPGDPRTVMNYGHHKLHHSMPTLIEPETHMYLRALHDDNDSHARTSTKGLAPLTDDQRAFFKERFNVDEAAVQAAFSAPIATPGKA